Part of the Candidatus Obscuribacterales bacterium genome is shown below.
CTTTGAGTTGGGCAATGGCCAGTGGGATAGTCCCAAGCTGCGATCGCTGCTCTACGACCTGCTGCCCCAAGACTTGCAGGTCAATGACTTTGAAGTGGTGCATCATTTTGAAACCATTGGTCTCCAGACCATGTACCTCAATGCCCGCAAGATGGCCCAGATCAATGGCGATGATTTAGTTTTGCTGGCGATTGAAACTGTACTTGATAGCACTGTTAGGGATGGATAAAGAACACTCTCTGAAACTAGTTTGATTGCATGACATATATGGCAACGCACCCATCAAAGTTCAATTCAGCCGAATTTAATATCATGCCTAGAAAAGCATTATTGACTTAGAGGAAATCAGAGAATGTTAAACCTATTTAAGTTCAACGAAAAAGAGCGTTACTGAATAAAACTATGAAATCAGAATGGGAGCAAGATGCTCTCGTTACCTTCATTGTGAATGAATTGCGAGTCTGAACATCTCGCTCACGCTTCGTTAGCGCCAACCCTATCGCGATTCAGCAACGCCAAGAGAAGTTTTCTGTGAGCAAACTACAGACCTTACACCGAGCCTGACATACAGAACAACTGTCATAAAGGCTTGAATGGCGACGGTAAACCTGTTTTGCTGGCAACTATGCTTGGCAAAATATTTGGCACTATGGAAAAGAAGCGATTTTTAAGCTAAAATAAGACTTCTGAAGGAAGTGCTACTAGCTGCATTCCTTTGGAATGATCAACCCTTCCTAAGGAGGTTGACCTATAAGTATCTTTCACCAAATCGAAGCAGTGTATCAACGTGCCCTGCGGTTGCGGGAGCAGGCTATCACCAACCCTGTTGACCCGTCGCTGCTAAATCTGGCGCTCAAAGATCTCTACCTGGTACTCGAAGAACTCCAGGCAGTCGATGCAGAACTACGCCAGCAAAATCAGATGCTCAGCGACACCCGGCATCAGGTTGACCTTGAACTCCAGCGCTACCGCACCCTGTTTGAGCTGGCCCCCGATGGTTATCTAGTCACCGACGAAACCGGCAAAATTTACCAGGCCAATCGGGCAGCAGAGCTATTGTTTGCCCTCCCCCAAGAAGGACTGCTGGGTAAACCCTTGGTTGTGCTGATCGAGCAGGGTAACTGGTCAACGTTTCAGCGGCGGTTAGCTCAGCCCACGTCTGCTACACCGTGGGAAGTTACCTTCAAATCGCGGAAACAGGAGCCCGTCACGGTGGCGATCGCCACCAAGTTCCTCAAAAACAGCCGCCAAGGAGTGAGCACTATTCTTTGGTCGCTGCGAGATATATCTCATCAACGCCCTATGGGGCAGGAGATCCAAGCGGCCCAAGCCGATTTCGAACGTCTAATTGCCGCCCGCACCGCTGAGCTTTTGCAAGCCAATGCCCAATTGCGCCAAGATCTCAGCGACTGCCGCCAAGGTAACGTCTAATGAACATGATCGTTAAGCGCATAGAAGCCGTGCAGCAACGGGCGCTGCTATTGCATCAGCGCGCCAGCACATTGCCTATACATCCCGAACTGCTATCCCAGGCTCTCAACGATCTCAGCCTAGTACTCGAAGAGCTGCGCACCGCCCACGAAGAATTGATTCAGCAGAATCAGGGCCTGGCCGACTACCGCCAGCAGCTAGAAACCGAGCGTCA
Proteins encoded:
- a CDS encoding PAS domain-containing protein, which encodes MYQRALRLREQAITNPVDPSLLNLALKDLYLVLEELQAVDAELRQQNQMLSDTRHQVDLELQRYRTLFELAPDGYLVTDETGKIYQANRAAELLFALPQEGLLGKPLVVLIEQGNWSTFQRRLAQPTSATPWEVTFKSRKQEPVTVAIATKFLKNSRQGVSTILWSLRDISHQRPMGQEIQAAQADFERLIAARTAELLQANAQLRQDLSDCRQGNV